A region from the Phycisphaeraceae bacterium genome encodes:
- a CDS encoding PD40 domain-containing protein, translating to MISRPDLLDRRSPAGLEVFQLTHEAIPSCHIYMEAQIFTPDSKRFVMHRSAHPHGSNRHDPAHRYLLYNAESPGDQPVPLTDELGPTAPSISPDGKWFYYFQDQTELNAGRLSLKRVRLDGTDRETILVLDTPLPGAKAKISMIYPLSTISSDSKRIATSGFFGDGKTNLAPWGMIVCDIEKATADLVLAGPSWCNVHPQYCRSLDPIASHDIMVQQNHDNVCDPDGNIRILCGGRSKGAAGADIHVIRDDGSNFRNLPWGRDGLEYCQGHQCWRGRGTSAISTCGLPDQIVTTTAADGSTEKTSTEQIVEGVAAPFDGHVGLRTTGARRNVLSRTFEQPRFFHFATDIAGKRFVTDCHPHRDRGCSLYIAEFGREMQDPLDHWVYLLDTRTAFWKSMHSHPFLSPDGKCAFFNSDESGVLQGYMIRGLA from the coding sequence ATGATCTCACGCCCTGACCTGCTGGACCGTCGCTCCCCTGCCGGCCTTGAAGTTTTCCAACTGACTCACGAGGCGATTCCCTCGTGCCATATTTACATGGAAGCGCAGATTTTCACGCCTGATTCAAAGCGGTTTGTCATGCACCGATCTGCGCATCCGCATGGATCGAACAGGCATGACCCCGCTCATCGCTACCTGCTTTACAATGCTGAATCGCCAGGAGATCAACCCGTACCGTTGACTGATGAGCTGGGGCCGACCGCGCCGTCGATTTCCCCTGACGGCAAGTGGTTTTATTACTTTCAGGATCAAACCGAGCTTAACGCCGGACGACTTTCACTGAAACGAGTCCGTCTTGACGGCACCGACCGAGAAACCATTCTTGTACTCGACACGCCGCTTCCCGGCGCCAAAGCAAAAATCAGCATGATATATCCGCTCTCGACCATTTCGTCGGATAGCAAGCGGATTGCCACGTCGGGGTTTTTTGGAGATGGAAAAACCAACCTCGCCCCTTGGGGCATGATCGTGTGTGATATTGAAAAGGCGACAGCAGACCTCGTACTTGCGGGGCCGTCCTGGTGCAATGTGCACCCGCAATATTGCCGCTCGCTTGATCCGATCGCTTCTCACGACATCATGGTGCAGCAGAATCATGACAACGTCTGTGATCCCGACGGCAATATCCGCATCCTCTGCGGCGGAAGGAGTAAAGGAGCTGCCGGCGCGGACATCCATGTGATCCGCGATGACGGCAGCAACTTCCGAAACTTACCGTGGGGACGTGATGGATTGGAGTATTGCCAGGGACATCAGTGCTGGCGTGGGCGCGGTACCAGTGCAATCAGCACCTGCGGCCTGCCCGATCAGATCGTGACCACAACCGCAGCAGATGGCTCGACAGAAAAAACTTCCACGGAGCAAATCGTCGAAGGAGTAGCGGCACCGTTCGATGGACATGTCGGCCTGCGCACAACCGGCGCGAGACGAAACGTGCTGTCACGAACATTTGAGCAACCTCGCTTTTTTCACTTTGCCACTGATATTGCCGGCAAACGATTCGTCACCGATTGTCACCCGCACAGAGATCGCGGCTGCTCACTCTATATCGCTGAGTTTGGACGGGAGATGCAGGATCCGCTGGATCACTGGGTCTATCTTCTCGACACGCGCACCGCTTTCTGGAAA
- a CDS encoding Gfo/Idh/MocA family oxidoreductase codes for MATKNSKKLRIGIIGAGGIAGAHMTYLQQMDDVEIVALADVNEAAMARHAKTYNVSQTYTDYHEMLAKANLDAVSVCTPNGLHAPCTIAALAAGAHVLVEKPLAMNAREGQQMLDAAAKHKKKLVIGFQWRFGANTEYLRKSVEEGTFGKIMYARCQALRRRGIPNWGVFGRKELQGGGPMIDIGVHILEVTHFVMGSPRPIAATGQTWTYLGNKKSNTISMWPNWDHKTYNVEDLAVGQIRFENGAVLSLESSFVSHIDKDVFGFSIMGEKGGANWDPPVIFKDEAGYMVNQTPSYLSPNGYGDHFQLKMRNFVDHVLYNKPTLAPAEHGQMVQKMLDGIYESAAKGKEVTIN; via the coding sequence TTGGCCACTAAAAATTCCAAAAAACTTCGCATCGGAATCATCGGTGCCGGCGGTATCGCAGGCGCGCATATGACCTACCTTCAGCAGATGGACGATGTCGAAATCGTCGCGTTGGCGGATGTCAACGAAGCCGCCATGGCCCGTCACGCAAAAACCTACAACGTCTCGCAAACCTACACCGACTATCACGAGATGCTGGCCAAGGCCAATCTTGATGCCGTCAGTGTTTGCACGCCCAACGGTCTGCATGCCCCCTGCACCATTGCCGCACTCGCTGCCGGTGCGCATGTCCTGGTTGAAAAGCCGCTGGCCATGAACGCTCGCGAGGGTCAGCAGATGCTCGACGCCGCGGCCAAGCATAAAAAGAAACTCGTTATCGGTTTCCAGTGGCGTTTCGGAGCCAACACGGAATACCTCCGCAAGTCGGTAGAAGAAGGCACCTTCGGCAAAATCATGTACGCCCGCTGTCAGGCTCTGCGCCGCCGAGGTATTCCTAACTGGGGTGTCTTTGGTCGCAAAGAGCTTCAAGGCGGCGGACCGATGATCGACATCGGCGTGCATATCCTCGAAGTCACACATTTTGTCATGGGATCGCCTCGCCCAATCGCGGCTACCGGGCAGACATGGACCTATCTCGGAAATAAAAAATCAAACACCATCTCGATGTGGCCGAACTGGGACCACAAAACCTACAACGTCGAGGATCTCGCCGTCGGTCAAATTCGATTTGAAAATGGCGCAGTGCTCTCGCTGGAAAGCAGCTTTGTGTCACATATTGATAAAGACGTATTCGGCTTCTCGATTATGGGTGAAAAAGGCGGGGCGAACTGGGATCCGCCGGTGATTTTCAAGGACGAGGCCGGCTACATGGTGAATCAGACACCCAGCTATCTCTCCCCCAACGGCTACGGCGATCACTTCCAGCTCAAAATGCGCAACTTCGTTGATCATGTGCTGTACAACAAGCCGACCCTCGCACCGGCGGAACACGGCCAGATGGTCCAGAAAATGCTTGACGGGATCTATGAATCGGCGGCAAAGGGTAAAGAGGTCACCATCAACTAA
- a CDS encoding MotA/TolQ/ExbB proton channel family protein, producing the protein MSKRKNFVLSLWAAALAIAFCLMQVAPVLAQEEAAEHKPKGFFQKFMMVADEQGIEFIGTAVIWACFLISIVIISLIIQAALKTRKAVYTPGTLVDTLDRLIAEKNFKEAIEVANSDPSPFGHIMRHALAEAPRGYPAMEAAIEETADNINNRRVRSFVWLELAGAAGPMIGLFGTVYGMIVSFNKLVEAGGTPKASALAGGIATALVCTFWGLIVGIPGVITASLFRVMTEGRTAEAIAAAKQLIAPFRPGAGKSSKPSTPAPSAAPATPKPVTAT; encoded by the coding sequence ATGTCGAAACGTAAGAACTTCGTTCTCTCACTCTGGGCGGCGGCGTTGGCGATTGCCTTTTGCCTGATGCAGGTCGCGCCGGTCCTTGCGCAGGAAGAAGCGGCGGAGCACAAGCCCAAAGGCTTCTTCCAGAAGTTCATGATGGTCGCCGACGAGCAAGGGATTGAGTTCATCGGTACCGCGGTTATCTGGGCCTGCTTTCTGATCTCGATCGTCATTATCTCGTTGATTATCCAGGCAGCCTTAAAAACTCGAAAAGCGGTGTACACACCGGGCACGCTGGTCGATACGCTCGACCGCCTGATTGCGGAGAAGAACTTCAAGGAAGCGATCGAAGTTGCCAACAGCGATCCAAGCCCGTTCGGTCACATCATGCGACATGCACTCGCCGAAGCTCCTCGCGGATATCCGGCGATGGAGGCGGCGATCGAGGAGACTGCTGACAACATCAACAACCGTCGCGTCCGCAGTTTTGTGTGGCTTGAGCTTGCCGGTGCCGCCGGCCCGATGATCGGTCTCTTCGGAACGGTGTACGGCATGATCGTTTCGTTTAATAAGCTGGTCGAAGCAGGCGGTACGCCCAAGGCTTCGGCTCTGGCGGGCGGTATCGCGACCGCGCTGGTGTGTACCTTCTGGGGGCTGATCGTCGGTATTCCGGGCGTTATCACCGCGTCACTCTTCCGCGTCATGACCGAAGGCCGTACCGCTGAGGCGATCGCGGCTGCCAAGCAGCTCATCGCGCCGTTCCGGCCCGGTGCGGGTAAGTCGTCGAAGCCCTCGACTCCCGCTCCCAGTGCTGCGCCGGCGACACCTAAGCCCGTCACTGCGACCTGA
- a CDS encoding biopolymer transporter ExbD yields MAKRKKTELPKAELNITSMMDLVLNLLMFFVLLANFSMAELPPMTPPNPLSSEARPSVEPDKVTVNIIPELDASGQPTGAARAIKFGSNQELAPQETARLTQLLAYEREKSLRDVKEKDRSAARGVTVDLRADQALRYDQVQPVMAAIQRAGIRQINLVAAVKN; encoded by the coding sequence ATGGCGAAGCGCAAGAAAACCGAGCTGCCCAAGGCGGAACTCAACATCACGTCCATGATGGATCTGGTGTTGAATCTGCTAATGTTTTTCGTGCTGCTGGCGAATTTTTCGATGGCGGAGCTTCCGCCGATGACTCCGCCCAATCCACTTTCGTCAGAAGCGCGCCCCAGCGTTGAACCTGACAAGGTCACTGTAAACATCATCCCGGAGCTTGACGCAAGCGGCCAACCAACCGGGGCGGCACGGGCGATCAAGTTTGGCTCCAATCAGGAGCTGGCTCCACAGGAAACCGCCCGACTGACGCAACTGCTTGCTTACGAACGCGAAAAATCACTGCGTGATGTAAAAGAAAAAGATCGTTCCGCCGCACGCGGTGTCACCGTGGATCTCCGTGCTGATCAAGCTCTCCGTTACGATCAGGTGCAGCCGGTGATGGCTGCGATCCAGCGGGCGGGTATACGACAGATCAATCTGGTGGCCGCAGTGAAAAACTGA
- a CDS encoding biopolymer transporter ExbD has protein sequence MSVTPPKSNQPHESQAAAHEEAPKRVKKHNPNIRVAALNITSFMDLTFNLLLFFVLTANFASAEGVLLATLPKGSGGGGEAILDTPDETPPDDRPPVRIFLQAVPGAGQSAFIRIEGVPTSPGQDYEQFYQMLKQWRRDPSNPNGAYEPDQPINIQPDRNCSWNDVVNAFNAAIRAKYTSVGLLPAS, from the coding sequence ATGTCAGTCACTCCTCCCAAGTCGAATCAGCCGCATGAGTCGCAGGCCGCCGCACACGAGGAGGCGCCCAAGCGAGTCAAAAAACATAATCCCAATATTCGTGTGGCAGCACTCAACATTACGTCCTTCATGGATTTGACGTTTAACCTGCTGCTGTTCTTCGTGCTCACCGCCAATTTCGCCTCTGCCGAAGGTGTGCTGTTGGCCACGCTACCCAAAGGCAGCGGGGGCGGCGGCGAAGCGATACTCGATACCCCTGACGAGACCCCGCCTGATGATCGTCCGCCCGTTCGCATTTTCCTCCAGGCGGTGCCCGGTGCCGGTCAGTCCGCATTCATCCGCATCGAAGGCGTACCCACGAGTCCGGGTCAGGATTATGAGCAGTTTTACCAGATGCTCAAGCAATGGCGACGGGATCCGAGCAACCCCAACGGCGCGTATGAGCCGGACCAGCCGATCAACATTCAACCTGACCGAAACTGTTCGTGGAATGACGTGGTGAACGCATTCAATGCCGCCATTCGCGCTAAATACACGAGTGTCGGCCTGTTGCCAGCGTCGTAA